The following coding sequences lie in one Streptomyces xiamenensis genomic window:
- a CDS encoding non-ribosomal peptide synthetase produces MSLDACAIAVLGPDTDPGTFTDHSFLALGGDSLRAMRLAALARERLGVRLSLSALLDRTPLAGVFAEAVAAAPPGGPVTAAPETDAAQPVPAALSPAQRGMWLIERLTGDSPYHLVFVCHVTAGRLEAAPLAAALAQTAARHPGLRTVYREHDDEAVPEVLADHTPEVETLTLGPSTTDTAGTEAAVRRAAEEFGRRPFDLAAAPAHRYLLIEDGTGGQALVLTAHHMVLDGWSVGLLLEEVIARYGALTAGTPAPSAEPGVAPQALARHQAAARDGGDWERQAEFWVKHLDGVPTVLEVPADRPRPALQDPAGARAPLDLGAAASEAVAARAREAGVTPFALLLAAFALTLARRTGVRSLLVGVPLTGRDTSELEKLVAVAGNLVPVRVDVDDDASVDDYLRSVHHSLGLAIDAGGLPFEELASRLGVERALGHHPLVQVSFGMHDQLVPQRLRTADVELRVEEAHGGGAQFDLSLLIGRSDPTLAGHLEYATGVFDAAEVEGLLADLTAAVAGLTSDGGTPLADVRCLAPERRALLERLNDVRRDFPARSVDALFRATAARTPDAIAVRDGATELTYRALAQAADEQTRRLRRAGVRPGDRVLVALPRSAAEAVALLGVAAAGAAYVGVDLDQASEHTARIVDAAAPRVALATPRDAPRLAALGVPTAPAWDPSSPPEDTGTDGDGDGAADGGPSPVTDDQPVYVAFTSGSTGRPKGVQVPHRAVVRLVHEADFVRLGPGERVLRLSPLAFDASTLEIWGALLSGATLEVLPPGLPAPTDLGEFLAERGVTVAWLTAGLFRLVEEFAADTLGGLRQLLTGGDVVPHEHVARLLRRHPGLEITNGYGPTENTTFTTTHTVRTPEEADGPLPIGTPVPGTRVYVLDDRRRLVPPGGVGELYTGGAGLADGYLHDEAETARAFGAFSPDVPERLYRTGDLVRVDGGGRVRFLGRRDSQVKLRGYRVELSAISDELTRAPGVRDAVVAVTEGDSAGKQLIAAVVPEPGTIPDTARLRDLLAQRLPSYMVPVLWAVLDRVPLTPNGKVDRRALAAAAGPAGTTAPPAPSTTPAPVSGPGFGEVAAVFAESLRDKAVDPAPGTDFFRAGGNSLAAVRLVRLVRDRFGVSVPLRDFLRTPTPEGLHRLVTDAAAEPAGGPARGR; encoded by the coding sequence ATGTCGCTTGATGCGTGCGCGATCGCCGTTCTCGGACCGGACACCGACCCGGGAACCTTCACCGACCACAGCTTTCTGGCCCTCGGCGGTGATTCGCTGCGCGCCATGAGACTGGCCGCCCTGGCGCGCGAACGCCTGGGCGTACGGCTGTCGTTGTCGGCGCTGCTGGACCGGACCCCGCTCGCCGGGGTGTTCGCCGAGGCGGTGGCCGCCGCCCCGCCCGGCGGCCCCGTCACCGCCGCCCCGGAAACCGACGCGGCGCAACCGGTGCCCGCCGCCCTCTCCCCGGCGCAGCGCGGGATGTGGCTCATCGAACGGCTCACCGGAGACTCCCCGTACCACCTGGTCTTCGTCTGCCACGTCACCGCAGGCCGGCTGGAGGCGGCCCCGCTGGCCGCCGCGCTCGCGCAGACGGCCGCCCGCCATCCCGGCCTGCGCACCGTCTACCGCGAACACGACGACGAGGCCGTGCCCGAGGTCCTCGCCGACCACACGCCCGAGGTCGAGACCCTCACCCTGGGCCCGTCCACCACGGACACCGCCGGGACGGAGGCGGCGGTGCGGCGGGCCGCCGAGGAGTTCGGCCGGCGCCCCTTCGACCTCGCCGCCGCCCCCGCCCACCGCTACCTGCTGATCGAGGACGGCACCGGCGGGCAGGCGCTGGTGCTGACGGCCCACCACATGGTGCTGGACGGCTGGTCCGTCGGCCTGCTCCTGGAGGAGGTCATCGCCCGGTACGGCGCGCTGACCGCCGGCACCCCCGCGCCGTCCGCCGAGCCCGGCGTGGCGCCCCAGGCGCTCGCCCGCCACCAGGCCGCCGCCCGCGACGGCGGCGACTGGGAGCGGCAGGCCGAGTTCTGGGTCAAGCACCTGGACGGGGTGCCCACCGTGCTGGAGGTGCCGGCCGACCGGCCGCGCCCCGCACTCCAGGACCCCGCCGGTGCCCGCGCCCCGCTGGATCTGGGGGCCGCCGCCAGCGAGGCCGTCGCCGCCCGGGCCCGCGAGGCGGGCGTCACCCCGTTCGCGTTGCTGCTCGCCGCCTTCGCGCTGACCCTCGCCCGCCGCACCGGGGTCCGCTCCCTGCTCGTGGGGGTGCCGCTCACCGGCCGGGACACCAGCGAACTGGAGAAGCTGGTCGCGGTCGCCGGCAATCTGGTGCCGGTCCGCGTCGACGTGGACGACGACGCGAGTGTCGACGACTACCTCCGGTCCGTCCACCACTCACTCGGCCTCGCCATCGACGCCGGGGGGCTGCCCTTCGAGGAACTCGCCTCCCGGCTGGGCGTGGAACGCGCCCTGGGCCACCACCCCCTGGTGCAGGTCTCCTTCGGAATGCACGACCAGCTGGTGCCGCAGCGGCTGCGCACCGCGGACGTCGAACTGCGGGTCGAGGAGGCGCACGGCGGCGGGGCCCAGTTCGATCTGTCGCTGCTGATCGGCCGGTCCGATCCCACGCTGGCCGGCCATCTGGAGTACGCCACCGGGGTGTTCGACGCGGCCGAGGTTGAAGGGCTGCTCGCCGACCTGACCGCCGCCGTCGCCGGCCTCACCTCCGACGGCGGCACCCCGCTGGCCGACGTGCGCTGCCTGGCACCGGAACGCCGCGCGCTCCTGGAGCGGCTCAACGACGTACGGCGCGACTTCCCGGCCCGCTCCGTCGACGCGCTGTTCCGCGCGACCGCCGCCCGCACCCCCGACGCGATCGCGGTACGGGACGGCGCCACCGAACTGACCTACCGCGCGCTGGCGCAGGCCGCCGACGAGCAGACGCGGCGGTTGCGCCGGGCCGGGGTACGGCCGGGCGACCGGGTCCTGGTGGCGCTGCCCCGCTCCGCCGCCGAGGCCGTCGCCCTGCTGGGCGTGGCCGCCGCCGGTGCCGCCTACGTCGGCGTCGACCTGGACCAGGCGTCCGAACACACCGCGCGGATCGTCGACGCCGCCGCGCCCCGGGTCGCGCTCGCCACCCCGCGGGACGCGCCCCGGCTGGCCGCGCTCGGCGTGCCCACCGCCCCGGCCTGGGACCCGTCCTCCCCACCGGAGGACACCGGTACCGACGGCGACGGCGACGGGGCGGCGGACGGCGGGCCGTCGCCGGTGACGGACGACCAGCCGGTGTACGTGGCGTTCACCTCCGGCTCCACCGGCCGCCCCAAGGGCGTACAGGTGCCCCACCGCGCCGTCGTACGCCTGGTGCACGAGGCGGACTTCGTCCGGCTGGGCCCGGGGGAACGCGTGCTGCGCCTCTCCCCGCTCGCCTTCGACGCCTCCACGCTGGAGATCTGGGGCGCCCTGCTGAGCGGCGCCACCCTGGAGGTGCTGCCGCCCGGCCTGCCTGCCCCCACCGATCTGGGGGAGTTCCTGGCCGAGCGCGGGGTGACCGTCGCCTGGCTGACCGCCGGGCTGTTCCGGCTCGTCGAGGAGTTCGCCGCCGACACGCTGGGCGGGCTGCGGCAATTGCTCACCGGCGGGGACGTGGTGCCGCACGAGCACGTCGCGCGCCTGCTGCGCCGCCACCCGGGGCTGGAGATCACCAACGGCTACGGCCCGACCGAGAACACCACCTTCACCACCACCCACACCGTGCGCACCCCCGAGGAGGCCGACGGGCCGCTGCCCATCGGCACCCCGGTGCCCGGCACCCGGGTGTACGTCCTGGACGACCGGCGCCGGCTGGTCCCGCCCGGCGGCGTCGGCGAGCTGTACACCGGCGGCGCCGGCCTGGCGGACGGCTATCTGCACGACGAGGCCGAGACCGCCCGCGCGTTCGGCGCCTTCTCCCCCGACGTGCCCGAGCGCCTCTACCGCACCGGTGACCTGGTGCGGGTGGACGGCGGCGGCCGGGTGCGGTTCCTCGGCCGGCGCGACAGCCAGGTGAAGCTGCGCGGCTACCGCGTCGAACTCAGCGCCATCAGCGACGAACTGACCCGGGCCCCGGGCGTGCGCGACGCCGTCGTGGCCGTCACCGAGGGGGACAGCGCGGGCAAGCAGCTGATCGCCGCCGTCGTGCCCGAACCGGGAACCATCCCCGACACCGCGCGGCTGCGGGATCTGCTGGCGCAGCGGCTGCCGTCGTACATGGTGCCGGTGCTGTGGGCCGTCCTGGACCGGGTGCCCCTGACCCCCAACGGCAAGGTGGACCGGCGCGCCCTGGCCGCCGCCGCGGGACCGGCCGGGACAACGGCGCCGCCCGCGCCGTCCACCACCCCGGCCCCCGTCTCCGGGCCCGGGTTCGGGGAAGTGGCCGCCGTCTTCGCCGAGTCGCTGCGCGACAAGGCGGTCGACCCGGCCCCCGGCACCGACTTCTTCCGGGCCGGCGGCAACTCACTGGCCGCCGTGCGCCTGGTGCGGCTGGTACGCGACCGCTTCGGCGTCTCCGTACCGCTGCGCGACTTCCTGCGCACGCCCACTCCCGAAGGGCTGCACCGGCTGGTGACGGACGCCGCCGCGGAGCCCGCCGGCGGTCCGGCGCGGGGGCGGTGA
- a CDS encoding type I polyketide synthase translates to MDTHEPLAVVGMACRLPGAPTVGAYWAALRAGTEGITRFRIEDLLAAGADPERVRHPDFVPAMGVLDGATDFDWSHFGYSRAEAAGIDPQQRVFLEAAATALDDAALDPTRFPGRIGVYGGADQVGADDSPHDGDEMGELARFIGRERDFLATRVAYKLGLRGPAVTVQTACSTSLTAVHLAAAALRAGECDAALAGGVAVADRRDRGYRYEPGGILSPDGHCRPFDADAAGTVPSEGVGVVVLRRLADALRDGDRIAAVLMGSAINNDGAEKMGYTAPSVSGQSEVIRHAQRMAGVDPADLDYIEAHGTATPIGDPVEVQALTDAFGPAGGSDTGWCRLGAVKSNLGHTGSAAGVAGLIKTVLMLERGELVPTVHYRRPNPLQELETTPFLVADRHQPWPERGVRLAAVSSFGVGGTNAHVILGQPPHRPRPAAGRGARALTLSAATPGALETTGTQLAALLREEPDADLAEVARSLTERRAHRHRRTVVADSAAEAAELLAAPAAPSSGAATGRPAIAFLFPGHGPLSYAAGASAYRLLPGFRDHFDALSAHVRATHGIDLGPVVDERAAEPGWFSDLTHHHLGLFALGHALGRQLLDWGVRPVAMLGNSVGEYAPAALAGLWEPTVAADLVHRRAAAMADTAPGGMAAVHAPYEEVAARLRPGDEVTVAVLGAGAVVLSGPEEAMDRLLAGDALAGLDVRRLDIRQASHCAAMEPAAEALAKAVATAPNAAPGLRFVSNTTGAFADPGAVRGSDYWSEQLRRPVRLADAVGTLLAAGCDTFVELGPGTSMLGTVRRHPDWPAGHRTVPMLGREEDAARGIPAALGALWECGVDEVRQALLDLDLADGGRATRRSLPGHPFARVSPQAAPEPGPRPAAAPTGARTTPVTGRTRILAAVEELWCAALGVPRAAEGDHFFRLGGESLMAVQLLTRVRERTGIAVPVAEFTAHPTFGTLLAHAAAQPDPEPEPVTVAPAPGPGPVTVVTLASDGPGLPLFLIADSTGGSLAYRSLAGELDGTRPVHALDLDLAPAGGTPGAESVAALAAHHVAALRRVRPTGPYLLGGWSFGAVLAHEAARQLVAAGERVNAVVCLDAFVQGRYGLPVGLDPEFLAGQAWVRIGAALGVGAVGAAVRRDPGLPRVLRAKSRTLAVYRPAPVATRAVVLRAGTDRRQARRLLGRLAPLYAQGVEIHPVPGDHWSLLTPPHVGVLAQRLRTVLSRVEGSGHDH, encoded by the coding sequence ATGGACACCCACGAGCCGCTGGCCGTCGTCGGCATGGCCTGCCGCCTCCCCGGCGCGCCCACCGTCGGCGCCTACTGGGCCGCGCTGCGCGCCGGTACGGAGGGCATCACCCGCTTCCGGATCGAGGACCTGCTGGCGGCCGGCGCCGACCCCGAACGGGTCCGGCACCCGGACTTCGTGCCGGCCATGGGCGTGCTGGACGGCGCCACCGACTTCGACTGGTCCCACTTCGGCTACAGCCGGGCCGAGGCCGCCGGGATCGACCCGCAGCAGCGGGTGTTCCTGGAGGCCGCCGCGACCGCGCTGGACGACGCCGCGCTGGATCCCACCCGCTTCCCGGGCCGGATCGGGGTGTACGGCGGCGCCGACCAGGTCGGCGCGGACGACAGCCCCCACGACGGCGACGAGATGGGGGAGCTGGCCCGCTTCATCGGGCGCGAACGCGACTTCCTGGCCACCCGGGTCGCCTACAAGCTCGGACTGCGCGGCCCGGCGGTCACCGTGCAGACCGCCTGCTCCACCTCGCTGACCGCCGTGCACCTGGCCGCCGCCGCGCTGCGCGCCGGGGAGTGCGACGCCGCGCTGGCCGGCGGCGTCGCCGTCGCCGACCGGCGCGACCGGGGCTACCGCTACGAGCCGGGCGGCATCCTGTCGCCCGACGGCCACTGCCGCCCCTTCGACGCCGACGCGGCGGGGACCGTGCCCAGCGAGGGCGTCGGGGTGGTCGTCCTGCGGCGGCTGGCCGACGCCCTGCGCGACGGCGACCGGATCGCCGCCGTGCTCATGGGCTCGGCGATCAACAACGACGGCGCCGAGAAGATGGGCTACACCGCGCCCTCCGTCTCGGGCCAGAGCGAGGTCATCCGGCACGCCCAGCGGATGGCCGGCGTCGACCCGGCCGACCTCGACTACATCGAGGCGCACGGGACAGCCACCCCGATCGGCGATCCCGTCGAGGTGCAGGCGCTCACCGACGCGTTCGGCCCGGCCGGCGGCTCGGACACCGGCTGGTGCCGGCTCGGTGCGGTCAAGAGCAATCTGGGCCACACCGGTTCGGCCGCCGGCGTGGCCGGGCTCATCAAGACGGTGCTCATGCTGGAGCGCGGCGAACTCGTGCCCACCGTGCACTACCGGCGCCCCAACCCGCTCCAGGAGCTGGAGACCACACCGTTCCTGGTCGCCGACCGGCACCAGCCGTGGCCCGAACGGGGCGTGCGCCTCGCCGCCGTCAGCTCCTTCGGCGTCGGCGGCACCAACGCGCACGTCATCCTCGGGCAGCCGCCGCACCGTCCCCGGCCGGCGGCCGGCCGGGGCGCCCGGGCGCTCACCCTGTCCGCCGCCACCCCCGGGGCGCTGGAGACCACGGGCACCCAGCTCGCGGCACTGCTGCGTGAGGAGCCGGACGCCGATCTCGCCGAGGTCGCCCGGTCACTGACGGAGCGGCGGGCCCACCGGCACCGCCGTACCGTGGTCGCCGACTCGGCCGCCGAGGCCGCCGAGTTGCTGGCCGCGCCCGCCGCGCCGTCCTCCGGGGCGGCCACCGGCCGGCCCGCGATCGCGTTCCTCTTCCCCGGGCACGGCCCCCTCTCCTACGCGGCCGGGGCGAGCGCGTACCGGCTGCTGCCGGGCTTCCGCGACCACTTCGACGCGCTGTCCGCGCACGTGCGCGCCACCCACGGCATCGACCTGGGCCCGGTGGTGGACGAACGGGCCGCCGAGCCGGGCTGGTTCTCCGACCTCACCCACCACCACCTGGGCCTGTTCGCCCTCGGCCACGCCCTGGGCCGGCAGCTCCTCGACTGGGGCGTGCGGCCGGTGGCGATGCTCGGCAACAGCGTCGGCGAGTACGCGCCCGCCGCCCTGGCCGGGCTGTGGGAACCCACCGTCGCCGCCGACCTGGTGCACCGACGGGCCGCCGCCATGGCCGACACCGCCCCCGGCGGTATGGCGGCCGTGCACGCGCCGTACGAGGAGGTCGCGGCGCGGCTGCGGCCCGGCGACGAGGTCACCGTGGCCGTCCTGGGCGCCGGGGCCGTGGTGCTGTCTGGCCCCGAGGAGGCGATGGACCGGCTGCTGGCCGGGGACGCCCTGGCGGGCCTGGACGTGCGGCGGCTCGACATCCGGCAGGCGTCGCACTGCGCGGCGATGGAACCGGCGGCCGAGGCGCTCGCGAAGGCCGTCGCCACCGCCCCGAACGCCGCGCCCGGCCTGCGCTTCGTCTCCAACACCACCGGTGCCTTCGCCGATCCGGGCGCGGTGCGCGGCAGCGACTACTGGTCCGAACAGCTGCGGCGCCCCGTACGGCTGGCCGACGCGGTCGGCACCCTGCTGGCGGCCGGCTGCGACACCTTCGTCGAACTCGGCCCCGGCACCTCGATGCTGGGCACCGTGCGCCGGCACCCCGACTGGCCGGCCGGGCACCGTACGGTCCCGATGCTCGGCCGCGAGGAGGACGCCGCCCGAGGGATACCGGCCGCCCTCGGCGCGCTGTGGGAGTGCGGCGTGGACGAGGTACGGCAGGCGCTGCTCGACCTCGACCTGGCGGACGGCGGCCGGGCCACGCGCCGTTCACTGCCCGGCCACCCCTTCGCCCGGGTGAGCCCGCAGGCCGCGCCGGAGCCGGGGCCCCGGCCGGCGGCCGCCCCCACCGGAGCGCGTACCACCCCGGTCACCGGCCGGACCCGGATCCTGGCCGCCGTCGAGGAACTGTGGTGCGCCGCGCTCGGCGTGCCCCGGGCAGCGGAGGGCGACCACTTCTTCCGGCTGGGCGGCGAGTCGCTGATGGCCGTCCAGCTGCTGACCCGGGTACGGGAACGGACGGGGATCGCCGTCCCGGTGGCCGAGTTCACCGCGCACCCGACGTTCGGCACCCTGCTGGCCCACGCGGCGGCGCAACCCGACCCGGAACCGGAACCGGTCACCGTCGCGCCCGCCCCGGGCCCCGGCCCGGTGACGGTGGTGACCCTGGCCTCCGACGGCCCCGGTCTGCCGCTGTTCCTGATCGCCGACTCCACCGGCGGCTCGCTCGCCTACCGTTCACTGGCCGGCGAACTCGACGGCACCCGGCCCGTGCACGCCCTCGACCTGGACCTCGCCCCGGCCGGTGGCACCCCCGGCGCCGAGTCCGTGGCGGCGCTCGCCGCGCACCACGTGGCGGCGCTGCGCCGGGTCCGTCCCACCGGCCCCTATCTGCTGGGCGGCTGGTCCTTCGGCGCCGTCCTCGCGCACGAGGCGGCACGCCAACTGGTGGCCGCGGGCGAGCGGGTGAACGCCGTCGTCTGCCTGGACGCCTTCGTCCAGGGCCGGTACGGCCTGCCGGTCGGTCTCGACCCGGAGTTCCTGGCCGGCCAGGCGTGGGTGCGGATCGGCGCCGCGCTGGGGGTCGGCGCGGTCGGCGCGGCGGTGCGGCGCGATCCGGGCCTGCCCCGGGTGCTGCGCGCCAAGTCGCGCACGCTCGCGGTGTACCGCCCGGCGCCGGTGGCCACCCGGGCCGTGGTGCTGCGGGCCGGTACGGACCGGCGGCAGGCCCGGCGGCTGCTGGGCCGGCTGGCGCCGCTCTACGCGCAGGGAGTCGAGATCCACCCGGTGCCCGGGGACCACTGGTCGCTGCTGACACCGCCCCATGTGGGGGTGCTGGCACAGCGGTTGCGCACTGTTCTGTCGAGAGTCGAAGGGTCGGGTCATGACCACTGA
- a CDS encoding MFS transporter → MTTESTRAGATGAAGSAGASEVTGPADAAGAAEAAVPAAPEKPLFRNRDFQAMWISQFFAAVAKESAEIAYPLLILATTGSATYAGAVGAVQLVVAGLMSLPGGSLTDRFDRRMTIILCDLARVVLLTLFGLLVIAGDPPMAVIFAIVVLSAACLGISNPAGLAAIKQLVPPSQFTQATAQNQIRFFGATVIGPPIGGAFFGIARALPFLSAAVAFLISAVLLLFIKKPLQAPREAVTDSAPAAGDADPEGRKDGEEGKDGKPGKPAKGGMLQGFRFIRRQPVILILLIWAMGSNMAFNHSGMFLALIATAEHRDASEAAIGTTLAVAGSGGLIGSLLAGLVLKWVKPSLIIVYAVWIGPVAAVLLMLTPGVLPLGVIVACVFVRAGVVNALIYGYIAALVPDDLQGRVLGAVGFVGMIAQPLGIFSIGAIFDLAGPTWVFFFMAVAGVLAALPTLTRTIRTLPAPHELAS, encoded by the coding sequence ATGACCACTGAGTCCACGCGCGCCGGCGCCACCGGGGCGGCCGGGAGCGCCGGGGCGAGCGAGGTGACCGGGCCCGCCGACGCGGCCGGGGCCGCCGAGGCCGCCGTACCCGCCGCGCCCGAGAAACCGCTGTTCCGCAATCGCGACTTCCAGGCGATGTGGATCAGCCAGTTCTTCGCCGCGGTGGCCAAGGAGTCGGCGGAGATCGCCTATCCGCTGCTGATCCTGGCGACGACCGGCTCGGCGACCTACGCCGGCGCGGTCGGGGCGGTCCAACTGGTCGTCGCCGGGCTGATGTCGCTGCCCGGCGGCAGCCTCACCGACCGGTTCGACCGGCGGATGACCATCATCCTGTGCGATCTGGCGCGGGTGGTGCTGCTGACGCTGTTCGGCCTGCTGGTGATCGCCGGGGACCCGCCGATGGCTGTGATCTTCGCGATCGTGGTGCTGTCGGCGGCGTGCCTGGGCATCTCCAACCCGGCCGGGCTCGCCGCGATCAAACAGCTGGTGCCGCCGTCCCAGTTCACCCAGGCGACCGCGCAGAACCAGATCAGGTTCTTCGGGGCCACCGTGATCGGCCCGCCCATCGGCGGCGCCTTCTTCGGCATCGCCCGGGCCCTGCCGTTCCTCAGCGCGGCGGTGGCCTTCCTGATCTCGGCGGTGCTGCTGCTGTTCATCAAGAAGCCGCTCCAGGCGCCCCGCGAGGCCGTCACGGACAGCGCCCCGGCCGCCGGGGACGCGGACCCCGAGGGCCGGAAGGACGGCGAGGAGGGCAAGGACGGGAAACCCGGGAAACCGGCCAAGGGCGGGATGCTCCAGGGCTTCCGCTTCATCCGCCGCCAGCCCGTCATCCTCATCCTGCTCATCTGGGCCATGGGCTCCAACATGGCGTTCAACCACTCCGGCATGTTCCTGGCCCTCATCGCCACCGCCGAACACCGCGACGCTTCCGAGGCCGCCATCGGCACCACGCTCGCCGTGGCCGGCAGCGGCGGCCTCATCGGCTCGCTGCTCGCCGGGCTCGTCCTGAAGTGGGTCAAGCCCTCGCTCATCATCGTCTACGCCGTGTGGATCGGCCCGGTGGCGGCCGTCCTGCTGATGCTGACGCCCGGCGTCCTGCCGCTGGGCGTCATCGTCGCCTGCGTCTTCGTCCGCGCCGGCGTCGTCAACGCCCTCATCTACGGCTACATCGCCGCACTCGTCCCCGACGACCTCCAGGGCCGTGTCCTGGGCGCGGTCGGCTTCGTCGGGATGATCGCGCAACCCCTCGGCATCTTCTCCATCGGCGCCATCTTCGACCTGGCCGGCCCGACCTGGGTGTTCTTCTTCATGGCCGTCGCCGGAGTCCTGGCCGCCCTGCCCACCCTCACCCGGACCATTCGCACCCTGCCCGCCCCGCACGAGCTGGCGTCCTGA
- a CDS encoding condensation domain-containing protein, with product MSVSTPPSVSTPRTTWYGATPAQQGIWILDRIERLRPTYLIPSVLEFTGPVDHQALTGATRATLARYPALRSRFRLDTRHRRVEYRTDGAPAEVGFIDAVAEEWTAQELAALIEALCYTPFDLGAEAPARAEIIRTGTETTLLVLTVHHIVFDATSRELVLDEITGRYRAAVLGTPFTPRRAVHPDEVRPAAPAADLAERVSEAAARLRGAPTTVDLPYARDPHGDLPMLGGWQRTTLDAGTTERVTEAAAREGCTPFMTGVALLAGALARRGEQRDFLFAVVWPGRDDPASAEVVGMFMSTLILRVGLTATTTWRELLATARTAGMETFIDCDVPLDALAAELDADREVGRLPLSPVLVNMADSPGTVALAPGVRGRYRPLEPQYSKWDLALFVHLDEEDGERPRLGFSLDHPAALFDDAAINDLLTALRRGAADLAHDPEDLVLKPAAEDKVNDPAARLEMVRAVWCEVLGTDHVTDDISFFDAGGDSLRLVVLVERLREVSGRMVKTVDLFRAGTVRGQADLLATLGTTGDGNGGGGSARDRLLGAVRQQKAAGPQG from the coding sequence ATGTCTGTTTCCACGCCACCGTCCGTTTCCACACCCCGGACCACCTGGTACGGGGCGACGCCGGCCCAGCAGGGCATCTGGATCCTCGACCGGATCGAGCGCCTGCGCCCGACCTATCTCATCCCCTCGGTCCTGGAGTTCACCGGCCCCGTGGACCATCAGGCACTCACCGGGGCCACCCGCGCCACCCTCGCCCGTTACCCCGCCCTGCGCTCCCGGTTCCGGCTGGACACCCGGCACCGCCGGGTCGAGTACCGCACCGACGGAGCGCCCGCGGAGGTCGGCTTCATCGACGCGGTCGCCGAGGAGTGGACGGCACAGGAACTGGCCGCCCTCATCGAGGCGCTGTGCTACACCCCGTTCGACCTCGGCGCCGAGGCACCGGCCCGCGCCGAGATCATCCGCACCGGTACGGAGACGACCCTCCTCGTCCTCACCGTGCACCACATCGTCTTCGACGCGACCTCCCGGGAACTCGTCCTGGACGAGATCACCGGCCGCTACCGCGCGGCGGTCCTGGGCACGCCCTTCACCCCGCGCCGCGCCGTCCACCCGGACGAGGTGCGGCCGGCCGCCCCGGCGGCGGACCTGGCCGAGCGGGTGAGCGAGGCCGCCGCCCGCCTGCGGGGCGCCCCCACCACCGTGGACCTGCCCTACGCCCGTGACCCGCACGGCGACCTGCCCATGCTGGGCGGCTGGCAGCGCACCACGCTCGACGCCGGCACCACCGAGCGGGTGACCGAGGCCGCCGCCCGTGAGGGATGCACCCCGTTCATGACGGGGGTGGCGCTGCTCGCCGGGGCGCTCGCCCGGCGCGGCGAGCAGCGCGACTTCCTGTTCGCCGTCGTCTGGCCCGGCCGGGACGACCCGGCCTCCGCCGAGGTCGTCGGGATGTTCATGTCGACGCTGATCCTGCGGGTCGGCCTCACCGCGACCACCACCTGGCGCGAACTCCTGGCCACCGCACGGACCGCGGGCATGGAGACCTTCATCGACTGCGACGTCCCGCTGGACGCGCTCGCCGCCGAACTCGACGCCGACCGCGAGGTGGGCCGGCTCCCCCTGTCCCCCGTCCTGGTCAACATGGCCGACAGCCCCGGCACCGTCGCCCTCGCCCCCGGCGTGCGGGGCCGCTACCGGCCGCTGGAACCCCAGTACAGCAAGTGGGACCTGGCCCTGTTCGTCCATCTCGACGAGGAGGACGGCGAGCGTCCCCGGCTGGGCTTCTCCCTCGACCACCCGGCGGCGCTGTTCGACGACGCCGCCATCAACGACCTGCTCACGGCACTGCGACGCGGTGCCGCCGATCTCGCACACGACCCGGAGGACCTGGTGCTGAAGCCCGCGGCGGAAGACAAAGTCAACGACCCGGCTGCCCGGCTGGAGATGGTGCGCGCGGTGTGGTGCGAGGTGCTCGGCACCGACCACGTCACCGACGACATCAGCTTCTTCGACGCCGGCGGCGACTCGCTGCGCCTGGTCGTCCTGGTGGAACGGCTGCGCGAGGTGTCCGGGCGGATGGTGAAGACCGTGGACCTCTTCCGGGCCGGCACCGTGCGCGGCCAGGCCGATCTGCTGGCCACCCTGGGCACCACCGGCGACGGGAACGGCGGCGGTGGCAGCGCGCGCGACCGGCTGCTCGGCGCGGTGCGGCAGCAGAAGGCGGCCGGACCGCAGGGCTAG